A single genomic interval of Rickettsiales bacterium harbors:
- a CDS encoding N-succinylarginine dihydrolase — protein sequence MSTIEVNFDGLVGPTHNYAGLSFGNLASENNLGDTSRPKAAALQGLTKMQFVSGLGLTQGLLPPLKRPFLKLPRQLGFTGSDEEVMREVVKTMPQLLSQIYSASNMWVANAATVSPSADCSNSTVNFTAANLVTHMHRSIEAKETEMNLRTIFADKNHFSHHAPLPAYARFGDEGAANIMRFTTQHGKAGLEVLVYGENTKRFPARQTEVASETVLRRHGVQNAMTAQQSSFAIDEGVFHNDVIAVANENVLLYHEHAFEEGDTAIDKMEAAFGHPLIRLKVMDADVSVKDAVTTYLFNSQLITLPDGSMAIIAPTESEENAAVAATFQRFVEANDNPIQKVHYLNLRESMKNGGGPACLRLRVALNEVELAAMHQGILFTDHLHERLGNWVETHYREALSPDELSDINLMHESFKAHEELNKLLELPT from the coding sequence ATGAGCACCATTGAAGTCAATTTCGACGGCCTTGTCGGCCCGACCCATAACTATGCGGGCTTAAGCTTTGGCAACCTCGCATCTGAGAATAATTTGGGGGATACGTCTCGCCCGAAAGCGGCAGCGCTACAGGGGTTGACGAAAATGCAATTCGTGAGTGGCTTGGGGCTCACCCAAGGGCTACTACCGCCACTCAAACGACCTTTCCTCAAACTTCCACGTCAACTTGGCTTTACGGGATCGGATGAGGAAGTGATGCGTGAGGTAGTTAAAACGATGCCACAACTTCTCTCGCAAATTTATTCGGCCAGCAATATGTGGGTCGCTAATGCGGCCACGGTTTCGCCGAGTGCCGATTGCTCGAATAGCACAGTCAATTTCACCGCCGCTAATCTCGTCACACACATGCATCGCTCGATTGAGGCGAAAGAGACCGAGATGAATCTTCGCACTATCTTTGCCGATAAAAACCATTTTAGTCACCACGCACCCCTGCCTGCTTATGCCAGATTTGGCGATGAAGGCGCGGCTAATATTATGCGTTTTACGACTCAGCATGGCAAGGCGGGCCTAGAGGTTCTGGTTTACGGCGAAAACACCAAACGCTTCCCGGCCCGTCAAACGGAAGTAGCGTCTGAGACGGTGTTGCGCCGCCATGGCGTACAGAATGCGATGACCGCTCAACAATCCAGTTTCGCGATTGATGAAGGCGTGTTTCATAATGATGTGATCGCCGTCGCCAATGAGAATGTGCTGCTTTATCACGAACATGCGTTCGAAGAAGGTGACACCGCTATTGATAAAATGGAAGCTGCCTTTGGCCACCCCCTCATCCGCCTAAAAGTGATGGATGCCGATGTGTCGGTCAAGGATGCCGTTACAACCTATCTGTTTAATTCGCAACTCATCACCTTACCTGATGGCTCGATGGCCATCATCGCGCCGACTGAATCAGAAGAGAATGCTGCTGTTGCAGCCACTTTTCAGCGCTTTGTTGAGGCCAATGATAATCCGATACAAAAAGTGCATTATTTAAACCTTCGCGAGAGCATGAAAAATGGCGGTGGCCCCGCTTGCTTGCGTCTTCGTGTCGCGCTTAACGAGGTTGAACTCGCTGCCATGCACCAAGGCATCCTCTTTACTGATCATCTACATGAACGCCTCGGGAATTGGGTCGAAACGCATTACCGCGAGGCCCTCTCGCCCGATGAATTAAGCGATATCAATCTCATGCACGAGTCGTTCAAAGCGCATGAAGAGTTGAATAAGTTACTGGAACTCCCTACATAA
- the rsmD gene encoding 16S rRNA (guanine(966)-N(2))-methyltransferase RsmD: MAMRIISGKHKNRRIEAPSGNEVRPTGARTREAIFNILTHGEYGDREVLQGRVADIFCGSGAMGLEALSRGAKHVTFVDKNRASLDAVEFNLDQFDETENCKILRTDSTQLPPANQPYDLLFLDPPYETGMGIASLKTALAGGWINENTAIVLEQSWKEPLELPDGLILLDERKYGISRMIFAKKA, encoded by the coding sequence ATGGCGATGCGTATCATTTCTGGAAAACATAAGAACCGACGTATCGAGGCGCCTTCAGGCAACGAGGTTCGTCCGACCGGTGCGCGTACGCGTGAAGCGATCTTTAATATTTTAACCCACGGTGAATATGGTGACCGCGAAGTGCTGCAGGGGCGTGTTGCTGATATCTTCTGTGGTTCCGGTGCCATGGGCCTAGAGGCCCTGTCGCGCGGCGCTAAGCACGTAACCTTCGTTGATAAAAACCGCGCCTCATTGGATGCAGTGGAGTTTAATCTAGATCAGTTCGATGAGACAGAGAATTGCAAAATCTTACGTACCGATTCCACCCAGTTGCCGCCAGCGAACCAGCCTTATGATCTTTTGTTCTTGGATCCACCTTATGAAACGGGCATGGGAATCGCCTCACTCAAAACAGCTCTGGCGGGGGGGTGGATCAATGAAAACACCGCTATCGTGTTGGAGCAAAGCTGGAAAGAACCCTTAGAGCTTCCGGACGGCTTGATCCTTTTAGATGAACGCAAATACGGCATCAGCCGTATGATTTTCGCCAAGAAGGCATAA
- a CDS encoding EI24 domain-containing protein, which yields MELVFRSAIKAIDDFKAPGMVKLFFMCLGLTALAAGFVIMVGVSMVQSWLGPWMPSGDTLGFAWLGWIADFIFWGLSVAAFVVPAFLIFWSLMIFIASFFDEHIAEKIETHRYPKMALGTNQPFWQEIRHDILFVLKTIFLNLLLVIIPLFWPFWPLLFPALNAYLLGTYFFMMAGGRHVGKKEAKKLAKTHRWKVMGAGLLIVIASGIPFLNLLVPFWGVAMMVHLYHLVDNPQIVEQLPAS from the coding sequence ATGGAACTCGTATTTAGAAGCGCCATTAAGGCGATTGATGATTTTAAAGCTCCCGGCATGGTGAAGCTTTTCTTTATGTGCTTAGGCCTAACGGCGCTCGCAGCTGGCTTCGTAATTATGGTCGGTGTCAGCATGGTACAATCATGGCTTGGCCCATGGATGCCTTCCGGAGACACGCTGGGCTTTGCTTGGCTTGGCTGGATTGCCGACTTCATCTTCTGGGGATTATCCGTTGCAGCTTTTGTCGTTCCAGCCTTCCTCATATTCTGGTCGCTGATGATTTTCATCGCCAGTTTCTTTGACGAACATATTGCCGAGAAAATTGAAACCCACCGCTATCCGAAAATGGCACTGGGTACGAACCAACCTTTCTGGCAAGAGATTCGTCATGATATCTTATTTGTTCTGAAAACGATTTTTTTGAACCTACTACTCGTTATTATTCCACTCTTTTGGCCTTTTTGGCCGCTCCTCTTCCCAGCACTGAACGCTTACCTGCTCGGCACTTACTTCTTCATGATGGCCGGTGGTCGCCATGTGGGCAAAAAGGAAGCAAAGAAGCTCGCGAAAACTCATCGCTGGAAAGTAATGGGTGCAGGCTTACTCATTGTCATCGCCTCAGGCATCCCGTTCCTGAACTTACTGGTTCCCTTCTGGGGCGTCGCGATGATGGTGCACCTCTATCACCTTGTTGATAACCCACAGATCGTAGAGCAGCTACCTGCGAGTTAA